AAGGCttattcatgctcaaatcaccgTGATGCTCTGTTATCAAGTCCTAAAAATTCCAAAGATTCTTGGATGGAATGCTGGGAATCTCCATTGACAGAAGCCAAATCAGCTCTACTAATTAACACAGCCTGCTAATGGATTCAGAACAGAACCCAAATGCTTTCCGGGTCACGAAATACCGTTATTAAAAAggattaaatgttatttaaaaatcatgagggaaatgttggtgtgtgtatgagagagattttattttctgattaaaTATGGAATGAAGAGAAATGCTGACACAGCACAGCAGAAGAATTTTAAATGGCCCTTCCAAAAGAAAAGCCCACTTGTGTAATTAAGTAACTTCCCCTCATTTGTAGAACAGGCGCCAAGAGGCATGTGCATATGCATTTTCCCAGCTCGTGCAGGGATTTGTTGCTCAGTGGTTCAAGCCTCCCGCTGCCTGTCTCCTACTAGTCCTGGGAATTCTGACGGAGTGGTACAGACGTCGTCGGCTCCCTCTTTAAATGGGGTCTCATGACTGAGAACCTCCTCAGTTACTTCCGAAGAAACAATTTGGATTCATCACTGGTACGAGTGCTGTGAATAACACCAGTCCTTAGCCAGGTAAGATGCTGGAATTGTGGACATCCAGGTAATTAAAGAAACAGTGTATAATAACTTGATCAACTCACTTTAGTATTTATTAAATAGTTTATTAGTTTAGTGATTGATTGTCAGCaataatggtgatcagggaTTTATCAAAAACAGCAGTGATCAGTGACTGGTTGAGGAGAACAttggtgatcaatgattggtcAACCTTTAGACACTCCTTTTAACTCATATAACCAGCTAGAGctgttgtcattttttaaataatattaataaaagggGCTAAAAAGTCTCTCGCTCTAGCAACAGTCAAGCTGGAAACACAGTTCTGCAGTGTCAGTCTCTGGAAGCTGGGCAGTTAGTAATTCACCACTGCTGTATTCTCTGGAAGTTCCTAAGACTTTGACCGTAATCTTCGTCTTTGTACTGAATGGTACCTGATAACAAGGTTGCAAAAAGGAATTATTTCTGATGGTCTTGAAATGCAAGGTCTTTGTAAGAGGAGGCAAGACCTTACTCttaccctgtttttttttaataatattttcaagTGTTTCAGGTGTGTACTGCGGCCATGCATCACCTGTCATTGATCTCCTTACTCTGTCTGTTGATGGTGGAGAGGACAACATGCCATGGCAATGCAGTTACTAATTTTGATGGCGAGTTCAGCGCCAGCCTCTACCAAGCACTCGCCGAGAAGGATAACAGCTCCAACTTGATTGTGTCTCCAGCAAGCATCTCTCTGAGCCTGAGACTGTTGCAGCTTGGAGCAAGGGGCAACACATTGGCACAGCTTGAAAGAACTATGAGATATGACATCAGCAGTAAGTTACaagttgttttttattgttgtgttaaagggattgTATCATTAAATTATTGTCTTTTGAGGTACCATAAGAAGACAGTGCCTTTATTTTACACTTCATTATGGGATGATATCACATATTTTGGTTCATTTCAGTCTGCTCTTGAGCACTACCAGGAAAGTAGAATTTGGTGAGCTTGAAATTCAGAGCTTTTGAACTAATTGGTCTGTTGAGGTCAgcgaaaaaattaaaataagatgGACAGGGATACTTCAGTACCAGGGTTTGGAATTTGTGGTCTAGTATTAAAGAGAGGCACAACATGATAAGGCCATGTTTCTGGATATTTTAACCAAGTGGACCAAGGACTAAATAGCTCATGAATGCCACAATGTAAAGTTTTATAATAATCCTTTATTCTGTCCATAGACCCTAGTATCCAGGAGGCTGCATCACAAAGCAGATGTGACCTGTACAATTCTAGCCATGGTGCTCAGCTCCAGTTTACTAACACCCTGCTCATCCAGAGTGGCATCCAGCTTCAGCCAGAATTTACCCAGAATGCTATGCAATGGTGCAATAGCAGCCTGATTAGTGTGAACTTCAGCTTCTCCAATTACACACAATTCCAAGCACTAACAAGCAGAGGTGAGTTGAACCATCCCCATGTCTGTATTAATGGCGTTAAGTTTGGGAAGAAAAAACACATCAGAAGCTTCACATACTTCCTATAATTCTGATTTCTGTAAAACCACCACCTCCCTGCCTCCTCCTTTCTATTCAACAACCTATATCCTAGACAAATTGTTGTGGTAGAAGTTGAATATTCTGTTGCAGGAATTAACTTCACAGTGGTAACTGaaacttcatcacaccactcccattgttgattattttcctataacggcATGGCATGACAACCTTTTGTATTATTTCTGCACAGTACAGGACTACTGATTAGAATGAACTCAGGTAGTTTTTAATTAAGATGGCTTGCTTCCAGTAGGTGAGGCAGGAGTAGAAGTAACTGAGGCCTCGTGGTGGGACACTGTACCTCATATGGCATTGCTGAGCTCAGTGGACTTCCGGGGCACCTGGCAGACACAGTTTCTATTCAGAGGGACCCAAAACCTGCCTTTCTCTTTGGCTAATGGCAGTACCATCAAAGTCCCCATGATGTACCAGTCGAGCGAAGTAAAGTTTGGTGAGTAAGCCTGTGTTTTTGTGGTGCTTTGCACTGGTCATACTATAGAAAGGAGTCATCTGTCAATGAATGAGGAGTCAATGATGGTGTTACTGTGAATTAATTCCTACTTCCTGTACCTTCCTGTACCTGTACCACCTCATGTTTATCTTGCAGGTCAGTTTTATTTGCCATCAGATCAGCGCTATGCAGTCCTCGAGCTACCCTACTTTGGCAAATCCTTAAGCCTTTTGCTGGTGATACCAAGTGAAAGGAAGACCCCACTGTCACTGTTCCAGACACAACTCACCAGCCGCACCGTGGCATTCTGGGATGCAGGACTGCGTCATACTAAAATGGACATCTTCCTCCCTAGGTGGCATagtactgaataaaaaaaaagcttgaaatGAACTGTGAAATCATTGTATCTATCAGACTTATTGTGGATGTGTTTCAGGTTTAAGCTGCAGTCCCGGCTCAACCTGAAGCCCGTTCTCGAGTTGCTTGGTATTTCAGACGCTTTCGATCCCTTCATTGCTGACTTCAGCGGTATATCAGGTAGATATGCTGAAACCTCGGATATTGATCCACATCTCTTTgcagtgattattatttatttcagaaatagttttgatttaatatttagtaTGCCAACCATCTATAGTCAGGTCCATACATATTTGGACAATATTTGGCAATGTTACACTTATTTTAGTAGAAAATGTGAGAAAATGAACATGAAATTAATCTACAGACGTGAACCACAGCCTTTAATTTGAGGGTGAATGGGTGTAATATGTTATATGTAGTCCCCCATTTATAAGGGACCAAAGGTAGTTGAAAAATCGACTGCTTAGCTGTTCCATGGCCAGGTATGTTTTAGTCCTGTATTGTTTTAAGCAGTCAGCAGGTGTAGAGTTGATTTCATGTGGCATTTATGTATGGAACCAAAAGGCCTGAAAGGAAAACaactaagaataaaaaaaatccttggcCAAATGATGTACACCCTATAGGAGCCAGATGTATCTGTCAAAGTCATCAATCATAAGACTAAAAGGGTTCATCACAAGATCTAAACCAGTggtaaacaacaaaaacaagaagacCAGATAAGATTTTGACAAAAACaacttaaaaaacaacaataaaaatcctGTATAGTCCTAGAATAACATCCAATGGACAGATAAAATAAAGACCAACTAGATGAATGTTTAAATGTATAGAGTTGTATTATCTGTTCAGATTCAGCCAAATGCTTCAAAACCCACTGGACCGCACCTCACACTGCTGAAGTAAAGGCAAAGCAGGGCAGAAACCCAGCGTTTAAGGGTTCCAGACTTCAGGCAGCAAAGATTTGCAACAAAGCTTAAAAACAGCTAGTTAATTTATGATTGTTAGTTTATACAACACTTAGTTCtggtctgcatatttgattGGACGAGTGCTAATATTTATaacatcactctgtgtgtgtcggCATAGCAACACGCAACAATCTGTCTAGCTGTTTGGTAACAATTTTCATTGAtggaacaaaaagaaatatttgaCCATATTGTGTCTGAAAAGTAACTTGATGAAAAAACATGTACGCTATCGATGCCCCCATCACAACATTATCATGGACACTTTGGAAACTACCATCTCTGTCTTTTCCACTGAGTACACCGATGTTACCTGAACAGACATGCTAATACATGTTCTGAAACAATTTATCTCTTGCAGATACAGAGGGCTTCTATGTGTCAGAAGCCATCCATAAGGCCATGATAGATGTGACAGAGGATGgaactgcagcagcagcagccacaGGTAAGTGGAGAGTGATGCAATCACTTCAAGTCTGAATGTGGATTCAGTAttaggacagtgtgtgtgtgtgtgtgtgtgtgtgctggactTTATGGGAAGAAGATATTCAGGTAGATTGTAATGTATAGAATTAATGATCAGGTTTAACATCCTGAAGCAGTAGAACAACACTTAGTGTAAACGACCTCCTCACAGCTCAGccagtgaaagtgtgtgtctataaaattatacatatacaccaatcagccacaacattatgagcactgacactgattatcagtgaataacattgattataaCCGATCAGCCAAGGTCACAGTaaggtcaaatgtctgaaaCAGTGTTTCTTTAgtagcttccttcctgttttaacattttcatagaTTATGTCAGATGTATGTGAGATGTTCAAATCAGTAACAAATAACTAGACATGCTGAAAGTGGAAGCTTCACAATCAAATCTGCTTAGCTTATTTtagtataaaagaaaaaaacaaacacttctgGGAATGCAGATATCAAAAACCTTTGACAGAAGACTCCACTACCACGTTGTTGATTATATTCCCATAACATCACTTCCCAAATGTTTCATTCCTTATAATATTTAACATAGTCCAAAACTCATTATCACTTTACTCACCATGTCCGATACACTAGTGTAATGTACACTAGCTTATAATACACTAGCTTATTATGGCTGTTATTAATTGAGCTAATCTCAGAACAGCTTTTCCTTTCTATTTTTTAAGCACAAGCTTAATGaagcattaatgaagcttgtacACCCCATAGCAGACATGTGAATTTAATATAAATCCTCATATCTGTTCacctctgatttttttttggtttaatcgGTCTTCTTTTCGTCTTTTGTAGCCATGGTGTTGTTGAAAAGATCCAGAGCGCCAGTGTTCAAAGTGGACCGTCCATTCCTCTTCATCCTACGCCGTGTAAATGGAGGTCAGGGCAAAGTGTGTTCTAGCTTGTGTCTGAAGATTATCTAGAGCCAAATTTATTTGCCAAGCcacaatattacaatattatacTATTTAACTGGaataccatttaaaaaaatatatatacactaccagtcaaaagtttggacacaccttctaattccatggtctttcctgatgtttatttctttctacattgtaaaacaatgctgaaggcggctgaaatacacaataatctcatttgaacagttgatattgagatatgtctgctacggatgctctgtaaagccttcataacggctctaatctgaggtgctgttaattggtgatttctgaggctggtaactctaaatgaacttctcctctgcagcagaggtaaattttggtcttgctttactgggatggtcttcatgtgagccagtttcatcatggtgcttgatgggttttgcaaatgcacttgacaatactgttcttgcaagaactattccagaacccctgaccttcgtgtcttaaaataacaactgactgttttttgttgtcattacatatggattacttaagtccatgtgtgttatttcatagttttgaaatctccagtattgttctagaatgtagaaaataaatccctaaacaaaaaacattgaattaaaaggtgtgtccaaacttttgactggtaatgTATAGATCTACCTATTTATGGCACCTATAACTACACTTTTATGAAATTTGGCACAGTGCTGGAGGACAGTCTCAGCTCAGAGCAATCTTCAGAGCAACTCTGGTGTATGCCATTCAAAAACGTCTACAAATTTGACCACCAAATTTGGATTACAGCATTGGGGAATTGAAGTTGGCTTGTTGGATTTTTAGTATTTGGGACTTGAAATTTAATATTTCTTCTTTGGAACAAGAACTGATGGGTCCAGTGGCTTCTGTTCTTCTCAAAGGCTATAGATTAGTTGGTAGAGCGGAAAAGTGCTGGGCCCCCTTAATCACTGCATGTTcatcatgttctttttctttctttcaggttCAGTGCTGTTTATAGGCAGAGTGATGAATCCAGCAGAGGAGTAGAATAAAAAGTGCAAACAAGCAGCACCCTGTAACAAACACAAACCtgattgatctctctctctctctgccctcaTGGGTGGCTGGGGTGAAAGGTCATTCGGGGAACAATAAGAGGGATTTGTAcatatctgtaaataaacacTTCTTTTTGCACCAGAACATTTGGAGtcatgcatttattattttcctgacAAATCCTTTTCAGTTCACCTTTTTACACAAACTAAAACAACACCTGTgtttgcagcatttttttttattgcaaatagTTATTCACAGTATAAAATAGAAATTTTATTCatccaaatacaaaaaaaaaaaaaagaagagtagGCTTTTTCCAGAAAAACGTCCTTTAAATAATACTTTAgatttcattatttacatttgtacAACTTGCACAAAATAGTATATACGTTGAGCTGGAGCGCTTGGTCCCTACGATGAGGCGAGAGATCGCCTGTGTGTTGGTGAGAACATGAGACAGGCGATGAAGGACGAAGCcgaaatgaagaaaaaacgaAACTGATGGGAGAGAACTGAGACAGTCCCATCATTCCATGGACCGGGAAATGAAAACTCTAAAATCTGTTGTTTTGCTAAACTGATGTTAAAGGAATTCTATTAATGCTCTTGAATAAATCCTTACAGAAGGAGAAGATTTTGGGAAAATTCTGACCACTGGTTAGAAATGAATGATTGCTTGATCTCTGCATCTCCTAGAGACCAGATGAGAAGTCCAATTTTGAGCCGAACCGtaaacagacttttttttgtttacattcaaAATCAAATTTAGTATTCAAACTCATCTGCAATAAGGattgggatttttttaaataggcaATGCACTCGACAAATCCATTCGTCTTTGGCATAAAAAcaggagagataaagagatgaGAGAAGCTCTGAAATGGGACGTGAGGTGGAGGATGAAAAACAGGGGGGTGAGATTCTACTTTTCCCCTTTGCCCTGAGGTGCGACTACGCAGAAAAGTGCTCTCCGTGTGATTGTCTGAGATCAGAAGCCGTCCAGATGGTTCATGCTGTTTGCTCGTAAGTGGATCTCTTCCAGGAAGTTCTCCAGTTGCTCGATCAGCACTCGCTttttaaatctgaaaataaagagaggtgagagagtgcTAGCTTGCTAACTGGATGCTGCACATCTGCACATAAAAGGGATTCAACAGGAAATTCTAAAATTCCTGCTTACATTTACAAACCAACtatcgatttttttttaacagataaaCACTTCTTGATTAAAATGATCAACACAAGACTTTTGCTGTGTACCTCGCTGCCTCTTTAATGATATTCTGCAGGAAGACGAGTCTCGTTTCCAGACTGCCCTGGATCTGCTTTAGGAGGTAGAAGATTCTCTCATAACCTgcaagaggaaagaaaaacagtggGGAATAAGAGAGAAGGGAGAATATAATGTCCTTTAGACTTCAAAGAGAaagtttcattaaaaataagtaGTAAGTTACATTGCAGAGAAACGTCAGTTTCACTGAATTAAGTGTACATCACACTGTGGAAGTGAAAGTTACTCCACCTGGTAGGAGTATACCTTACATCTGTTTAAAATTTAGAAAGAACAAACCTATGATTTTATGAGCAGATGTTATGAATACACGCACTTCATAAAGAATGGTCTATTTTATTTCAATGAGTACGcttcaaaaataaaaagtagaaaCCAGAATTTCCCAAAATACTCATTATAAGACTGTTGGCATAAAATATTGCTAAACAATATTAATAGTAAATGGTATTTCCTTCACTGTTCTGtaaaagtttttcttttaagTGACACGGttaaattattatattcatttttaacatcATCCAATGACCAGAGGTTTGGTTTAAAATTGCATGCAAATAAACAGacctttaatttaataaattgaaCCCTCATTTGCATAAGTGACCTCCTAGACCTGTATTGTAGTGTCTCACCTTGAGATCACTTCATATTGTTACTCGTTATGCATGTGACGTTTAAAGATAATTAACGCTATACCACATGTTGTCTGCTAGTCACAAGACCTCACTATACCTGAAAAgcctgtttttttaatttaatctaGAAGCAACtgaggaaaatataaataaagaatttaTTAAAAGATACCACTTAATATCACGAAACTGTGCTAAACGTCACTCGATTAATGTGATGTAGAGCTGGAACATCATCACATACCTATACTTTACTCATCAGTTTTGTTTAAGGAAGACTTTTTCTTGGGGCATCTAAGAATTAGATTTTCTTCTATCTTGCTTTGCGTATTCCACATTTTGTTGAATATGACCCCCAGCAAGTGCACTTACGCCGACCCGGCTTCCTGATCTCCCTGGTGATTAGGACACGCAGCTCTGTGTTCAGTTCACGcccttcctccctcctcttCTGCTTCAGCTCCTCCTCGTCTGGGTTGACTCCTGCATTCTTCTGCTcagcctcctcttcctcctccaggTGATTTTCATGGAGAATAGGGGGCAAGGGTGGCAGTTCCTGAGGCTGCTCAAAATCGAGGCAGCTCACGTGATTAGAGTCTGGGGCACGTTCCAATTCGACGTGGCCTACATGGTTGGAATCTGGGACCTGTTCCAAATTGAGATGGCCCATGTGGTTGAGCACTGGGGCTCGCTCAGTTTCCAGGTGGCCCAGGTGATTGGCGTCCAGAGCTAAAAGTGATCAAGAAAGGGTCAAGAATAAATAtagaatttttttctgaaattcaaataattttaaaaactgTGATAaggtgtgtgggagtgtgtgttctcacctcTGGGCGGTGTCTTATTAGGTGGGGTGTATGCACGTCCCAGGCGCAGTAATGGTGACATGCACCTCCTCCTTTTTGGAGCACCAGTAGGCGTGCTGGTATCGATGGGTCGCTTGCCTTTTCCCTGAGTCCCAGTAACAAACTCGTCTGCTTCATCCACCATCATCGCCTGTCAGTAACAGAACAAAatattagtaattattattcattatgtttatattataactCAAGTGCAGAATCCTGACATCCATCTGTGCTGATTTCCTTTTACACACTAGAGttagtgagagacagagacagatggcCAACAGCTAGAGACAGATAAagccagagagacagaggcagcaAAAGCAATAGACACAGGGTCCTTGTACCTTCTTGTCCAGTTTGAAGGGGTTGCCGAATGTGTGCAGTCGCTTGGGTTGGTCCGGGTCTGCCTCTCTCAAGGGGGCAGGGACAAGTTTCAAGAAGTCCTGATAGTTGCCCATTTGTGCTATGGGCACACTGTGGAGCTGATCTAcaagagaattaaaaaaatgtaaagatagTCTGGTTAGAAACATAGagaaagttttattattttttttaataacttgaATGTTTATTACTCAAAGTCACCTTGGTCTTGGCCCTTCAGCACACACATACTGGTGTTCAGGAGATTTCTCCTCATGCGGCTCAGCTGGTCCAGCAGCTGAATCCTGGGTATGTCATACGGGTTCCGCAGACCCTGTGGCTTTAaggcctaaacacacacagaaatcaattaatatatttagctaaattaattaataaatgatcgtgtgtgtttgtttggggggtggggggggtttgTATAGGCGAGACCTTGTTAAGCACCGCCAGCTGGAACCCTGAGAACTCTTTGGGGTTGATGTCAAGTGGCCCATCTCCCATGATGCCTTGCAGCAGCTGTGCAAAGTCCTTCCTGTGAGCTAATGAGAGACCAAAGCTTCGGGAGCGGAGCTTGATCCCAACATCAGGCCCCGTCTTCTTCCCGACCAAAGCACATACACGGTCTGCCTCCACCTTCGCctggaacacagacacaccccgACATGCTAGtcagagagcacacacacaacacacaatatcaaactACAGAATGACATGAATTTGGATATTTTGAGAAATTACCTGCTGACTGAGTTTCTTCAGGTATGAGGCAACGCTGTAGCTCAGGCCGTACTCCATGCTTTCGGCCAGCAGGTTCGGCGCGCCCATCATCCTCAGTGCTTTCCTCAGGGGCTGAAAGAAACCGAAAGTTGTTTACACAcaagtggtgagtgagtgtgtgtgcatgcgtgtgcgcgcgtgtggtGCTCACCGTGATGTAGTATGGTGGCATGGTCTTCAGGTAGCTCTCAAAAGCCTGACGCCATTTGGGAGTGGGCTTGAATTTGTGCACTCGAATCAAGTCATCTAGAGATGGACGAATTGATACATGACCTCAAAGCACTCACGCAGTACATGAAAAGtgtgttgctatggtaacaatTCCTTATCTGTTGTTAGTAATACTTTAAAGGGTGTATGTGGGCAGAAATAGTGCACAGAGTGTTTGAAGGCATTTACCGAGGAGGGGCAGCACCACAGGGTAGTTGTAGGGCATGACGAAGAGGTTGACGCAACTGAGCGCTGTACTCGCCTTCAAGTAGCCAAATGGCTGCCCGAGCTCACCATATTTAGCGCTGTTGCTTACGTAAACCTGGAATCAACATTTaaattaacaaaacaaacacaataaataatatttactaCAAAGTGTGTTCATAATctacaaatacactatattgccaaaagtattcgctcacctgccttgactcgcatatgaacgtaactgacatcccattcctaatccatagggttcaatatgacgtcggtccaccatttgcagctataacagcttcaactcttctgggaaggctgtccacaaggtttaggaatgtgtttatgggaatttttgaccattcttccagaagcgcatttgtgaggtcacacactgatgttggacgagaaggcctggctctcagtctccgctctaattcatcccaaaggtgttctatcgggttgaggtcaggactctgtgcaggccagtcaagttcatccacaccagactgtcatccatgtctttatggaccttgctttgtgcactggtgcacagtcatgttggaagaggaaggggccagctccaagctgttcccacaaagttgggagcatggaattgtccaaaatgtcttggtatgctgaagcattcagagttcctttcactggaactaaggggccaaggccagctcctgaaaaacaaccccacaccataatcccccctccaccaaactttacacttggcagtcagacaagtaccgttctcctggcaaccgccaaacccagactcgtccatcagattgccagatggagaagcacgattggtcactccagagaacgcgtctccactgctctagagtccagtggcggcgtgctttacaccactgcatccgacgctttgcattgcacttggtgatgtatggcttggatgcagctgctcggccatggaaacccattccatgaagctctctgcacactgttcttgagctaatctgaaggccacatgaagtttggaggtctgtagtgattgactctgcagaaagttggcgacctcttcgcactatgcgcctcagcatccgctgaccccgctccgtcagtttacatggcctaccacttcgtggctgagttgctgtcattcccaaacacttccacgttcttataatacagctgacagttgactgtggaatatttaggagcgaggaaatgtcacgactggatttgttgcacaggtggcatcctatcacagttccacgctggaattcactgagctcctgagagcgacccattctttcacaaatgtttgtaaaaacagtatgcatgcctaggtgcttgattttatacacctgtggccatggaagtgattggaacacctgattctgattatttggatgggtgagcgaatacttttggcaatatagtgtatgtttaagTGACCTAATTATTGCAGATAGAAGACAACCACAATGAAGGCACAAAATGTGAATGCACAAATCCTCAATCGTGGGAACAGTGACTACAGTGACTGTGTGTCTTTTACCTGCCAGCAGGTGTGTGGTGACTTTCTCTCCAGAATGTACTGTGTTAGAGGAGATGGCTCCAGCTCGTACTTATCGAATGGGACCTTATCTACAACCATGGGCTCTGCCTCTACACAGGAAAAACGCACCTGTGGATGGGCCATACGTGGAggctacacacaaacacacacacaataaaacatatCCATAAATTAAAAGACTCCATTTTAAGGCAGTCTACAGATTGTTTGCTCTGGTAATATTCTGTAATGACCACTGACGCACACAGTGAAGAAACACAGAGTTCTGAAGTTCACAGGGAGCTGGAAATAACAAAATGATGATCAAAAGGTGAACCTAAACCTCTCTCCAGAAGTGATCAGTTTAGAAAGTTATATAGACaaaatgtacaccgatcaggcataacataatgaccacctgcctaatattgtgttgctccccattttgctgccaaaacacaacaaactgcgatgcactgtgtattctgacacctttctatcagaaccagcattaagttcttcagcaat
This DNA window, taken from Hemibagrus wyckioides isolate EC202008001 linkage group LG06, SWU_Hwy_1.0, whole genome shotgun sequence, encodes the following:
- the serpine3 gene encoding probable serpin E3 isoform X1; the encoded protein is MHHLSLISLLCLLMVERTTCHGNAVTNFDGEFSASLYQALAEKDNSSNLIVSPASISLSLRLLQLGARGNTLAQLERTMRYDISNPSIQEAASQSRCDLYNSSHGAQLQFTNTLLIQSGIQLQPEFTQNAMQWCNSSLISVNFSFSNYTQFQALTSRVGEAGVEVTEASWWDTVPHMALLSSVDFRGTWQTQFLFRGTQNLPFSLANGSTIKVPMMYQSSEVKFGQFYLPSDQRYAVLELPYFGKSLSLLLVIPSERKTPLSLFQTQLTSRTVAFWDAGLRHTKMDIFLPRFKLQSRLNLKPVLELLGISDAFDPFIADFSGISDTEGFYVSEAIHKAMIDVTEDGTAAAAATAMVLLKRSRAPVFKVDRPFLFILRRVNGGSVLFIGRVMNPAEE
- the serpine3 gene encoding probable serpin E3 isoform X2 gives rise to the protein MHHLSLISLLCLLMVERTTCHGNAVTNFDGEFSASLYQALAEKDNSSNLIVSPASISLSLRLLQLGARGNTLAQLERTMRYDISNPSIQEAASQSRCDLYNSSHGAQLQFTNTLLIQSGIQLQPEFTQNAMQWCNSSLISVNFSFSNYTQFQALTSRGEAGVEVTEASWWDTVPHMALLSSVDFRGTWQTQFLFRGTQNLPFSLANGSTIKVPMMYQSSEVKFGQFYLPSDQRYAVLELPYFGKSLSLLLVIPSERKTPLSLFQTQLTSRTVAFWDAGLRHTKMDIFLPRFKLQSRLNLKPVLELLGISDAFDPFIADFSGISDTEGFYVSEAIHKAMIDVTEDGTAAAAATAMVLLKRSRAPVFKVDRPFLFILRRVNGGSVLFIGRVMNPAEE
- the ints6 gene encoding integrator complex subunit 6 isoform X2, whose amino-acid sequence is MLVSFEEAPAGIKAGWKESHAIFMTELRNLQAFGLTTFGQSLRTSFDLLNLNRLVSGIDNYGQGRNPFFLEPAIIVAITDGCKLTSTSGVQDELHLPLMTPLPGSELTKEPFRWDQRLFTLVLRISGHAPLEPEPVGGVPADPSPVTPMCEVTGGRSYSVFSQRMLNQCLESLVQKIQSGVVINFEKTGPDPAEDGSSEVKSGPQPWHSCHKLIYVRPNPKTGVPVGHWPIPESFWPDQNSPTLPPRMAHPQVRFSCVEAEPMVVDKVPFDKYELEPSPLTQYILERKSPHTCWQVYVSNSAKYGELGQPFGYLKASTALSCVNLFVMPYNYPVVLPLLDDLIRVHKFKPTPKWRQAFESYLKTMPPYYITPLRKALRMMGAPNLLAESMEYGLSYSVASYLKKLSQQAKVEADRVCALVGKKTGPDVGIKLRSRSFGLSLAHRKDFAQLLQGIMGDGPLDINPKEFSGFQLAVLNKALKPQGLRNPYDIPRIQLLDQLSRMRRNLLNTSMCVLKGQDQDQLHSVPIAQMGNYQDFLKLVPAPLREADPDQPKRLHTFGNPFKLDKKAMMVDEADEFVTGTQGKGKRPIDTSTPTGAPKRRRCMSPLLRLGRAYTPPNKTPPRALDANHLGHLETERAPVLNHMGHLNLEQVPDSNHVGHVELERAPDSNHVSCLDFEQPQELPPLPPILHENHLEEEEEAEQKNAGVNPDEEELKQKRREEGRELNTELRVLITREIRKPGRRYERIFYLLKQIQGSLETRLVFLQNIIKEAARFKKRVLIEQLENFLEEIHLRANSMNHLDGF
- the ints6 gene encoding integrator complex subunit 6 isoform X1, with product MPVILFLIDTSSSMNQRTHLGTTYLDIAKGAVETFLKLRSRDPASRGDRYMLVSFEEAPAGIKAGWKESHAIFMTELRNLQAFGLTTFGQSLRTSFDLLNLNRLVSGIDNYGQGRNPFFLEPAIIVAITDGCKLTSTSGVQDELHLPLMTPLPGSELTKEPFRWDQRLFTLVLRISGHAPLEPEPVGGVPADPSPVTPMCEVTGGRSYSVFSQRMLNQCLESLVQKIQSGVVINFEKTGPDPAEDGSSEVKSGPQPWHSCHKLIYVRPNPKTGVPVGHWPIPESFWPDQNSPTLPPRMAHPQVRFSCVEAEPMVVDKVPFDKYELEPSPLTQYILERKSPHTCWQVYVSNSAKYGELGQPFGYLKASTALSCVNLFVMPYNYPVVLPLLDDLIRVHKFKPTPKWRQAFESYLKTMPPYYITPLRKALRMMGAPNLLAESMEYGLSYSVASYLKKLSQQAKVEADRVCALVGKKTGPDVGIKLRSRSFGLSLAHRKDFAQLLQGIMGDGPLDINPKEFSGFQLAVLNKALKPQGLRNPYDIPRIQLLDQLSRMRRNLLNTSMCVLKGQDQDQLHSVPIAQMGNYQDFLKLVPAPLREADPDQPKRLHTFGNPFKLDKKAMMVDEADEFVTGTQGKGKRPIDTSTPTGAPKRRRCMSPLLRLGRAYTPPNKTPPRALDANHLGHLETERAPVLNHMGHLNLEQVPDSNHVGHVELERAPDSNHVSCLDFEQPQELPPLPPILHENHLEEEEEAEQKNAGVNPDEEELKQKRREEGRELNTELRVLITREIRKPGRRYERIFYLLKQIQGSLETRLVFLQNIIKEAARFKKRVLIEQLENFLEEIHLRANSMNHLDGF